One genomic segment of Candidatus Sericytochromatia bacterium includes these proteins:
- a CDS encoding protein phosphatase 2C domain-containing protein: MPISVACLLAASTPKAGNQPEECEDRWAAAADGLSFAVADGASEASFAGLWASILAQRFVEDPARALEPPWLLAARQAFMQQLDLPRLPWHALEKLRRGSHAALAGVVIDPAAESFEVFAWGDACVAWVHGEVASCFPFSEVADLPERPYLISTVPEQNEAAPGRQGTSRQVPLEPGHTDVFLMTDAVAGWFLAEWAAGRQPWRELLALPDAAALTTWAEGARSQKALRNDDVAVISLRLSHGNDAGGG; encoded by the coding sequence ATGCCGATTTCGGTGGCGTGTCTGCTGGCGGCCTCGACGCCCAAGGCAGGGAATCAACCCGAAGAATGTGAGGACCGCTGGGCCGCGGCGGCCGACGGGCTGTCTTTCGCGGTGGCGGACGGGGCCTCCGAAGCCAGTTTTGCCGGCCTGTGGGCGAGCATTCTGGCTCAGCGTTTCGTGGAAGATCCCGCGAGGGCCTTGGAGCCACCCTGGCTGCTGGCGGCACGCCAAGCCTTTATGCAGCAACTCGACCTCCCCCGCCTGCCCTGGCACGCCCTGGAGAAGCTACGTCGCGGTTCGCACGCGGCATTGGCCGGGGTGGTCATCGACCCCGCCGCGGAAAGCTTTGAGGTGTTCGCCTGGGGTGACGCTTGCGTGGCCTGGGTGCACGGGGAGGTCGCGTCGTGTTTCCCGTTCAGCGAGGTGGCAGACTTGCCCGAGCGCCCCTATCTCATCAGCACCGTTCCCGAGCAGAACGAGGCGGCCCCCGGCAGGCAGGGCACATCGCGGCAGGTGCCGCTGGAACCCGGTCACACCGACGTGTTCCTGATGACGGATGCGGTGGCTGGCTGGTTCCTGGCAGAATGGGCGGCTGGCAGACAACCCTGGCGGGAATTACTGGCCTTGCCGGATGCGGCTGCGCTGACGACGTGGGCCGAAGGCGCTCGCAGTCAAAAAGCCCTGAGAAATGATGACGTGGCGGTGATCAGCTTGCGCCTCAGCCACGGAAATGACGCGGGCGGCGG